A section of the Chryseobacterium scophthalmum genome encodes:
- a CDS encoding Y-family DNA polymerase codes for MFFHIMYALVDCNNFFVSCERTLDPSLENKPVVVLSNNDGCVVSRSKEAKDLGIPMAAPAFKYKELFKQHDVKSFSAKFELYNFKSQRVIEISTSYVDKADYEVYSIDELFLDLTSFKYIDTHDYCVKIKKEIQDKENIPVSIGIAPTKTLCKVANRIVKDFPEKFNEGVYILDTPEKIEKALKWLSIGDVWGIGRKLRAKMNDNGVYKAWDLLQKPEMWVRKIMGIHGVRMINELKGIRQLELDTPSPKKSIAVTRSFMEMLTKKEDVRERVETFGMYCSERLRKQNTCCKMVTVFVQTNRFRKDLPEYRNAKTQILPNPTNSSILIGRVVNDLFESIFEEGFHYKKAGVIVNDFVPEDQRLINLFEEDSQNQHLPVMKAMDAMNKKYGKDKVRLGSMSGQNTFGRAQMSPEYEAFLKNNTLPEANFRFH; via the coding sequence TTGTTTTTTCATATCATGTACGCTTTAGTCGATTGCAATAATTTTTTTGTTTCCTGTGAAAGAACTTTAGATCCTTCGCTTGAAAACAAACCCGTTGTGGTGCTTTCCAACAACGATGGATGCGTTGTGTCTCGAAGCAAGGAAGCGAAAGATTTGGGGATTCCGATGGCGGCTCCTGCGTTTAAGTATAAAGAACTTTTTAAGCAGCATGATGTAAAGAGTTTTTCGGCTAAATTTGAATTGTATAATTTTAAAAGTCAGAGAGTTATTGAGATTTCAACCTCTTATGTTGATAAAGCTGATTATGAAGTATATTCCATCGATGAATTATTTTTAGACCTCACAAGTTTTAAATACATCGACACTCATGATTATTGTGTTAAAATAAAAAAAGAAATTCAGGATAAAGAAAATATTCCTGTAAGCATCGGTATTGCGCCTACAAAAACCTTGTGTAAAGTGGCCAATAGGATTGTAAAAGACTTTCCTGAAAAATTTAATGAAGGAGTTTATATTTTAGATACTCCCGAAAAAATTGAAAAAGCTTTAAAATGGCTCAGCATCGGTGATGTTTGGGGAATAGGTAGAAAGCTTAGAGCAAAAATGAATGACAACGGAGTTTATAAAGCATGGGATTTGCTCCAAAAACCGGAAATGTGGGTTCGCAAAATCATGGGAATTCATGGCGTAAGAATGATTAATGAGCTGAAAGGAATCCGTCAATTGGAACTAGATACTCCTTCGCCTAAAAAATCGATTGCGGTGACGAGAAGTTTTATGGAAATGCTTACCAAAAAAGAGGATGTACGCGAACGTGTAGAAACCTTTGGAATGTATTGTTCGGAAAGACTGAGAAAGCAAAATACCTGCTGCAAAATGGTAACAGTTTTTGTGCAAACCAATCGTTTCAGAAAAGATTTACCCGAATACAGAAATGCTAAAACTCAGATTCTGCCAAACCCTACCAATTCATCGATTCTTATTGGCAGAGTAGTGAATGATTTGTTTGAATCTATTTTTGAAGAAGGCTTTCATTATAAAAAAGCAGGCGTTATCGTCAACGATTTTGTTCCGGAAGATCAACGGTTGATTAATTTATTTGAAGAAGACAGCCAAAATCAGCATTTGCCTGTAATGAAAGCGATGGATGCAATGAATAAAAAATATGGTAAAGATAAAGTACGTTTGGGAAGTATGAGCGGGCAAAATACTTTCGGTCGTGCTCAAATGTCACCTGAATACGAAGCTTTTCTTAAAAACAATACGCTTCCCGAAGCTAATTTTAGATTTCACTAA
- a CDS encoding M15 family metallopeptidase yields MDKITLQRIEKLHPFVREEVKQIIKECDEALTGKAKIRITQGLRSFEEQEKLYAIGRITNGKKVTNAKAGQSIHNYGLAVDICLIIDRKIASWDTAKDWDNDKVADWYECVKIFAKHGWDWGGNWKTFKDLPHFEKKNFLTKKGLVKTSWRALAKLKRDDNGYVVF; encoded by the coding sequence ATGGACAAAATAACCTTACAGAGAATAGAAAAATTACATCCTTTTGTGAGGGAGGAAGTAAAACAAATCATCAAAGAATGCGATGAAGCATTAACCGGAAAAGCCAAAATAAGAATTACTCAGGGACTTCGAAGTTTTGAGGAGCAGGAAAAACTCTATGCTATCGGAAGAATTACAAACGGAAAAAAAGTAACGAACGCCAAGGCCGGACAAAGCATTCACAATTACGGATTAGCCGTTGACATCTGTTTGATTATTGACAGAAAAATAGCGAGTTGGGATACTGCAAAAGACTGGGACAATGACAAAGTTGCGGATTGGTACGAATGCGTAAAAATTTTCGCAAAACACGGTTGGGATTGGGGCGGAAACTGGAAAACGTTTAAAGATCTTCCCCACTTTGAAAAGAAGAATTTTCTAACTAAAAAAGGTTTGGTAAAAACGAGTTGGAGAGCGCTTGCAAAGCTGAAAAGGGATGATAATGGATATGTGGTTTTTTAA
- a CDS encoding patatin-like phospholipase family protein — protein MKKTTLLSLDGGGIRGIITCIILRYIEEQLQIHDKPSAKLGDYFDLVAGSSTGALIAMIILCPDEHRKAKYSIQKGLELYSEKGGDIFQVSFWEKLINPFGLLNEKISQEALEKNLNEFFGNLELKELIKPCLITSYDIENRRAKLFNSWKAHLITDNFYVKDVCRATSAAPTYFTPVQIKSMYGQIFSLIDGGMFANNPALCAYAEARKVPFAEVLKNHQKANYPTVNDMIIISIGTGIESKKYPFKKMEKAGKLGWVTPIIDILMSANAETVDYQLCQMFNTLGLRNQKNYYRLNPSLKNASPAMDNVRRSNIENLIQAGLSYIDDNREILNQIVQKLIKNKI, from the coding sequence ATGAAAAAGACAACCCTACTTTCTTTAGATGGAGGCGGAATAAGAGGAATCATCACCTGCATTATTTTACGCTACATCGAAGAGCAGCTGCAGATTCACGACAAACCAAGCGCAAAGCTTGGAGATTATTTTGATCTGGTGGCAGGAAGCAGCACGGGAGCATTAATCGCAATGATTATTTTGTGTCCCGACGAACATAGAAAAGCAAAATATTCTATTCAGAAAGGTTTGGAATTGTATTCTGAAAAAGGCGGCGATATCTTTCAGGTTTCTTTTTGGGAAAAACTGATCAACCCATTTGGACTGCTGAATGAAAAAATTTCTCAGGAAGCTTTAGAAAAAAACCTTAACGAATTTTTTGGAAATTTAGAATTAAAAGAACTGATAAAACCCTGCTTAATAACAAGCTATGACATAGAAAACAGAAGAGCAAAATTATTCAACTCCTGGAAAGCCCATTTAATCACCGATAATTTTTATGTAAAAGATGTCTGCAGAGCGACTTCAGCAGCGCCAACTTATTTTACTCCGGTTCAGATAAAATCGATGTATGGACAGATTTTCAGCTTAATTGATGGAGGAATGTTTGCTAATAATCCGGCACTTTGTGCTTACGCAGAAGCAAGAAAAGTTCCTTTTGCTGAAGTTTTGAAAAATCATCAGAAAGCCAATTATCCGACCGTGAATGACATGATTATTATTTCAATCGGAACCGGAATTGAATCGAAAAAATATCCGTTCAAAAAAATGGAAAAAGCCGGAAAGCTGGGTTGGGTAACTCCAATTATTGATATTCTAATGTCTGCCAATGCAGAAACGGTAGATTATCAGCTTTGTCAGATGTTTAATACTTTAGGATTGAGAAATCAGAAAAATTATTATCGACTAAATCCTTCGTTGAAAAACGCTTCTCCTGCGATGGATAATGTAAGAAGATCTAATATTGAGAATTTAATTCAGGCAGGATTGAGCTATATTGATGACAACAGAGAAATTTTAAACCAAATTGTGCAGAAATTAATTAAAAATAAAATATAA